The DNA region GAGAAATGGTTGGATATATAGGTGCAAATGGAGCCGGAAAATCAACAACAATTAAGATGTTGTCAGGTGTATTAGTTCCTTCTTCAGGTACAGTTAACGTAGCTGGGCGAATTCCTTACAAAGATAGAAAAAATAATGCAAAGATCATAGGAGTAGTCTTCGGACAGAGGACTCAGTTATATTGGAGTTTGCCAATAGAAGAGACATTTGAACTTTACAAAAAAATTTATAAGATACCCGACAAAGTCTATCAGCAAAATGTTGAATTTTACATTGAGTTATTAGATCTACATGAATTTATTGATGTTCCTGTAAGACAACTTAGTTTGGGTCAAAAAATGAGAGCAGAATTAGCAGTTTCATTACTACATGATCCACAAATTTTATATCTTGATGAGCCAACAATAGGGCTGGATGTTGTTGTTAAGCAAAAAATAAGACATTTTATTAGAGAAATAAACAAAGATAAACAAACAACTGTAATTCTTACAACCCATGATATGGACGATATAGAACAGATCTGTGATCGGATTATAACTATTGATAAAGGAAATAAGATATTTGACGGAAGCTTGTCGAATTTCAAAGAGGTGTACGGAGCAGGACATACTATTATTGTGGAATTTCAGGAAACCAATGTTCAGTTACAAGATTCGAGACTAACCATCTACAAAGAAGAAAACGCAAAAAAATGGATTAAATTTGATGAAAAAGAAATAAGCGTTGCAGAAGCAATTTCTAGCATCGCCAGAAACCACAACATTGTAGATATTTCACTCAAAGAACCAAGTGTTGAAGATGCTGTGCAAAAGATCTATGGGAATTAATCATTTACTATAATTTGGAGGTGTTTAATAGTGGCTACGATTGAAGTAAGAACAGAAGCTAGTAACAGTTTACTTCGCTATCTCGAAAGAAAGGGAAGAGGACCAACTGGGGCTATTAATCTGATTGAAAATATGGATTTAGGTCCTCTAGTTAAAAACCACAAATTGAATTTTTCAAAAGTATACGAAAGTAAACTCAACAAAAAACTTGAATTACAAAAAACAAAATACAAAATTTTTGAAAATGAATTACTTCTTTTAACAGAAAATTTTCAAAAAAACCAAATAAAATTGATACATATTAAAGGTTGGTTTTTAGGATTAGATCTATATTCTCCTGTCGAGACAAGAATATCCGGAGATATAGATTTGTTAATTGATGTGAACCAACTAGAAGACATTTTGGATTTATTAGGTAACTTGGGCTATTCAGTTGCATATACAGGGGAGATTGTAAACAAATCCTTTATTAATGATGATTTAACAAATCACTCAAGACTCCATAGTCACATCCCAGTTTTAGAGAAAAGAGTTACAACTGAATCTGGTGACGAATTCCTAATAGAGATGGATCTCCATACACGCCTATTTAATAATGTTGAGTCTGAATGGTATAAAATGCAGGCTGTATTGGATAGAGCAATACATACAAAATATGACAAACAACATTTTGTATGGTTATTAGAACATCATGACAGATTAATGCATTTGATGTATCACTTCTCAAAAGAATACACCGTAGATACGCTCCTATATGGTGATAACAATCCTAAAATAAAGCTACTTCATGATATAGCCTTATTTATAGACAAGTATGGGCCCCAGATTAATTGGAAGTATCTTTTAGAGACTACCAATGATCTAAAAGTTGAATTTAGAATCCTACTTACTTCCGTATTAGTCGATGAGATTTATCCAAATCGAGTTCCGAAGACATTTATAGCAGCTTTGAGAGATCACTTTAAACTCAATTATCAACTATATAAGGGGAGTGCTGAACAAATTGAGAAGGCAGTAAATTTTTCTGCAGAAACCATACTTTTTGGGGACTCTCAGGACTTCTATAAAGATTTTGTGACTATTTTGGGATTGAAGAGTGAAGTGCTTGAATGTCAGAAAAAAGATTCTATTGCTCAGTTAGACGAAGTTAGTATTAGACTGACAGAAAATGAATATCCAGTAGCTAATCAGTTTGGTTCTTATGTTGTTTTCGAAAAAAATCTTTCAAAACTCCCTTTACAAGCAACTTGTAATTTAGGGTGGAACTCTTCGTCTTTTCTAGTGAAGATAGATGTAACTGATCATATTGTTGCAAGTCTAACAGACGATAATGCTTACCTAGGCGGAATTTCAATTGGTCTTGGACCAGGAAGTAGCGACCATACTTCAGATAGAAAATCATATATAAAACAGTTTTATTTCAATCCAAAAGTTGATGGAGGATTGAGGTACTGGAATTTAAAACTAGATGATGAGAAAGACAATCAGAATCTTAGCGGTGAAGGTCAGTATCCTTATATATATAATCTAACAACTAATGATAGCGGTTATTTACTTGGATTAGAGATACCATGGTCAAGTTTTGGTATTGTACCCGCTTCAAATTTATGTCTTGCTTTTGATATTAAAGTAAATTTCTATGACTTTGAAGGGAAACCTAAAAAACAAATGGCTTGGTCAAATCACTACGATAACATATGGCATCCGGAGTATATGGGTATTTTAAGAATAGTCGACTAATAATAAGGAGGTTTGTTCAATTGAGTCTTGGGGTTGATTCGATACTTGAAAGAGATGATGACATAAGAGCAAGAGCGTCTAAAGTACAATTCAGTGTTCCTAAATACAAAGGGAAGTTGATTGTCCTGGAAGGAGTAGATGGCGCTGGTAAATCTACTTCATTGGAATTCATTTATGAATTCCTAAAATGCAAAGGTATTACAGCACATAAGATTGATATGTTGTCTCCTGAATTCAGAAAATTATCCTCTCACCGTCTTTATGCTGACGATCATACACGAGCTCTTACCGGTGAAATTGATCAAACGGCCATTGCTATTAGTGCTATGGGAGATAGATTACAAAGGTTCAGATCTACTTTTCATGAAAAGCTTAAAGAAGGGGAGTGGCTTGTCTGTGATCGGTATATTTTCACACCACTCTCGGAGGCGCTCGCTCTTGGAATCAAAGACAATGAATTTAATGTGCTCCTTCAAATAGCTGCATTATTTCCAAAACCAGATCTGGGCTTTGTCGCTAAAGTAGATGCAGAGACAGCCATACAAAGAATACGATCTAGACCAGACGAAAGTGATAAGAAATTGGACATTCGATTCTACAAACGAGCAATCAATGCCTTTGTGGAAAATGGTAAAGCTAATGATTTTGTAGAATTGGATACAAGTCTTGGATTTCAAGCAGTAGAAGATATTGTTCAACATTACTTAGAAAAATTATTAAAAGGGGATCAATAAAATGACTAAAGTTATGGGAAACGTAAGTTCAAATTTATTGCAAACTGCTCAAGAAATTCTACTGGACAAAATCGTGATTATTCCGGATTTCCCCAAAGTGGGAATACGATATTTAGATTTCTACAGAACTTTTGATCAATACGCAGAAGTTCGTAGTGCTGTAATTGAATGTTTCAAGGAAAGATATTCAGAAACAAAGATTGATGCAATTGTGGGTATTGCGAATGGCGGACTAAGTTTGGCATCTGCATTTGCCTATGCCCTTAATGTGCCGCTCCATCCTGTACGAAAAGCGGGAGACACTGTATATGGCGCTATCGAAGCTTCTGTCGGAATGGTTTATGCTGAAAGA from Paenibacillus sp. JNUCC-31 includes:
- a CDS encoding ABC transporter ATP-binding protein: MENVSKEFTIYKREKGLWNSVKSIVKRDYVTKTAVNNISFNINKGEMVGYIGANGAGKSTTIKMLSGVLVPSSGTVNVAGRIPYKDRKNNAKIIGVVFGQRTQLYWSLPIEETFELYKKIYKIPDKVYQQNVEFYIELLDLHEFIDVPVRQLSLGQKMRAELAVSLLHDPQILYLDEPTIGLDVVVKQKIRHFIREINKDKQTTVILTTHDMDDIEQICDRIITIDKGNKIFDGSLSNFKEVYGAGHTIIVEFQETNVQLQDSRLTIYKEENAKKWIKFDEKEISVAEAISSIARNHNIVDISLKEPSVEDAVQKIYGN
- a CDS encoding nucleotidyltransferase family protein yields the protein MATIEVRTEASNSLLRYLERKGRGPTGAINLIENMDLGPLVKNHKLNFSKVYESKLNKKLELQKTKYKIFENELLLLTENFQKNQIKLIHIKGWFLGLDLYSPVETRISGDIDLLIDVNQLEDILDLLGNLGYSVAYTGEIVNKSFINDDLTNHSRLHSHIPVLEKRVTTESGDEFLIEMDLHTRLFNNVESEWYKMQAVLDRAIHTKYDKQHFVWLLEHHDRLMHLMYHFSKEYTVDTLLYGDNNPKIKLLHDIALFIDKYGPQINWKYLLETTNDLKVEFRILLTSVLVDEIYPNRVPKTFIAALRDHFKLNYQLYKGSAEQIEKAVNFSAETILFGDSQDFYKDFVTILGLKSEVLECQKKDSIAQLDEVSIRLTENEYPVANQFGSYVVFEKNLSKLPLQATCNLGWNSSSFLVKIDVTDHIVASLTDDNAYLGGISIGLGPGSSDHTSDRKSYIKQFYFNPKVDGGLRYWNLKLDDEKDNQNLSGEGQYPYIYNLTTNDSGYLLGLEIPWSSFGIVPASNLCLAFDIKVNFYDFEGKPKKQMAWSNHYDNIWHPEYMGILRIVD
- a CDS encoding dTMP kinase, whose protein sequence is MSLGVDSILERDDDIRARASKVQFSVPKYKGKLIVLEGVDGAGKSTSLEFIYEFLKCKGITAHKIDMLSPEFRKLSSHRLYADDHTRALTGEIDQTAIAISAMGDRLQRFRSTFHEKLKEGEWLVCDRYIFTPLSEALALGIKDNEFNVLLQIAALFPKPDLGFVAKVDAETAIQRIRSRPDESDKKLDIRFYKRAINAFVENGKANDFVELDTSLGFQAVEDIVQHYLEKLLKGDQ
- a CDS encoding phosphoribosyltransferase family protein, yielding MTKVMGNVSSNLLQTAQEILLDKIVIIPDFPKVGIRYLDFYRTFDQYAEVRSAVIECFKERYSETKIDAIVGIANGGLSLASAFAYALNVPLHPVRKAGDTVYGAIEASVGMVYAERKLSLATDIIKPNSNVVLVDDTIATGGTFNGAIELLNKLEVNIIEIATVFETVSKQGRNNVAPVPVFSILARDNF